In one Alistipes sp. ZOR0009 genomic region, the following are encoded:
- a CDS encoding efflux RND transporter permease subunit, with translation MSNRRIGLIEAAMKYRNIVFTLAALLLLIGAWALKEMPRNEFPEFTIRQGLVVGIYPGATSAEVEEQLTREVENYIFGYKEVKKAKTYSLSRDGVMYIFVELNDDVKDADRFWSKLRHGLNELKASSLPSGVLALVANNDFGDTAALLITLSSDKKSYKELEQDLKRLEAECRKIPSVSKIKHYGIQKEQIHVKVRPEKLNEYHIKSLSLLSSYQSNGMVNSAGVLKDGKNDLTVHFPANFESEKELYEQIIYSDPAGNVVRLRDIATLERKYEDPDSYIRQNGKKTILLSLEMQPGNNIVQFGKDVDKAIDKFGSYTSKDVAVEKISELPKYVDESISHFLGEFGIAIISVIFVTMLLLPLRVASVAGITVPISVLITLGILYFLGFELNTVTLAALIVVLGMIVDNSIVVIDNHVEKLDHGMNPWKAAIKSARELVVPIIAATLAIISAYFPLDIFLPGVSGEFVFSFPYTIAIALFVSILVALFIVPYLNFHFIKKGLLHHDVEAGTSKKEKEGKSFLDRLQGFFDKSLEKAFRHPKITISLGVASVLLSFLLFSQVKQQLFPEMDRNQLAIEVYLPTGTALEGTSQVIDSVEKVLKRDSRVTNVTCFIGTSSPRFHTVYAPNMPSHNYGQILVNTTSNEATKEIFNDYSSKLMNAYPNAHVKFKILSLLATKAPIEIRLSGDSISDLRAAEKQVNAILAKTQHIDWVRTDWDQYQQNIRVEMDKDKANRMGYSKGLVATSLLASLNGLPLTTIWENDYPVAVKLYKDSNAPKSIKTLQDEYITSPATMSGIPLRSFTKLTPEWTEGTIVRRNGVRTLTVQVDVSPEMVPSEVFSVLKPQIDNLKTPNVTISYGGELESQIETYIPMAIALMVSVLIIFFILLFQFKKIKLSLLIMSTMLLGLPGAAIGLYVMQFPFGMTAFMGVTSLCGIVVRNGIILVDYAHELVEKNGLSIYEASLAAGKRRMRPIFLTSAAASVGVISMIVSRSPLWGPLGTVICFGLMISMVLTLFVLPVLYWLAYRKESNTKGGREMATAGIGIIAFLMLLPAAGNAQVKPASPSRLLTLDSCKAIALSNSKALLQAQQEVLESEEQRKGAFTSYFPVVKANLTALRATDYLIKTPALNLPVYDGNPANLAHPTQFTYIPGFNLLDKASMAIVSATQPIYAGGRIVNGNRLASLGKEVSQKKLELSTTEVMVHTEELFWTIISLQEKMKTVDRYQGFLDTLARDVSNMCKAGLVQRNDLLKVQIKQNELKMNRLKLQNAIKLSKMALSQHIGLPTSTDISLSYQIEGEPGKPQPIGKQQATQNRMEYQLVGKMLQAEKLQKKLVWGEYLPQLALSAQWNYIDVNNSSMKQAFALATLSIPISDWWGGSRKIKQQQFKVQRIQMQLDETAEKLDLQMSQSENAVTESVSQIELSQNMVKQATENFRISNDNYKAGIIAISDLLEAQALLQECQDGLSEKLCNHRVVVAKYNQAFGIYTK, from the coding sequence ATGAGCAATAGACGAATTGGCCTGATAGAGGCCGCCATGAAATACCGCAACATCGTGTTTACGCTGGCTGCGCTTCTGCTACTTATTGGAGCTTGGGCGTTAAAGGAGATGCCGCGTAACGAGTTTCCAGAGTTTACCATCCGCCAGGGGCTGGTGGTAGGTATCTATCCTGGGGCAACCTCGGCCGAGGTGGAGGAGCAGCTTACCCGCGAGGTGGAGAACTACATTTTTGGCTACAAGGAGGTAAAGAAGGCTAAAACCTACTCGCTATCGCGCGATGGGGTAATGTACATATTTGTCGAGCTGAATGACGATGTGAAGGATGCCGATAGGTTTTGGTCTAAGCTACGCCACGGGCTAAACGAGCTTAAGGCCTCGTCGCTGCCGTCGGGGGTGCTGGCGCTTGTTGCCAACAACGACTTTGGCGATACGGCTGCGCTGCTTATTACCCTCTCGTCCGACAAGAAGTCGTACAAGGAGCTGGAGCAGGATCTAAAGCGCCTGGAGGCCGAGTGCCGGAAAATACCATCAGTATCTAAGATAAAGCACTACGGCATTCAGAAGGAGCAGATACATGTAAAGGTTCGCCCCGAGAAGCTGAACGAATACCATATTAAATCGCTATCGCTGCTATCGTCGTACCAGTCAAACGGCATGGTGAATAGCGCAGGGGTTTTAAAGGATGGTAAGAATGATCTTACGGTGCATTTCCCTGCCAACTTCGAGTCGGAGAAGGAGCTCTACGAGCAGATTATCTACTCCGATCCAGCCGGGAATGTTGTTAGGCTAAGGGATATTGCCACCCTAGAGCGCAAGTACGAAGATCCGGACAGCTACATTCGTCAGAATGGGAAGAAGACCATTCTGCTATCGTTGGAGATGCAGCCCGGCAATAACATCGTTCAGTTTGGTAAGGATGTCGATAAGGCAATAGATAAGTTTGGCTCGTACACCTCTAAGGATGTGGCGGTCGAGAAGATCTCTGAACTTCCGAAGTATGTCGACGAGTCGATCTCGCACTTCCTAGGGGAGTTTGGCATTGCCATCATCTCCGTAATATTTGTAACCATGCTGCTGCTGCCCCTAAGGGTTGCCTCGGTGGCTGGGATTACGGTTCCTATCTCGGTTCTTATAACCCTTGGCATTCTATATTTTCTGGGCTTTGAGCTTAACACCGTAACGTTGGCCGCCCTAATTGTGGTGCTAGGGATGATTGTTGATAACTCCATTGTTGTTATAGACAACCATGTGGAGAAACTGGATCATGGAATGAATCCGTGGAAGGCCGCCATTAAAAGCGCAAGAGAGCTGGTGGTGCCAATCATTGCGGCAACGCTGGCTATCATTTCGGCCTACTTTCCGTTGGATATTTTCCTTCCGGGCGTCTCTGGCGAGTTTGTATTCTCGTTTCCTTATACTATTGCCATTGCCCTTTTCGTGTCCATCCTTGTGGCACTATTTATTGTGCCCTACCTTAACTTTCACTTCATTAAAAAGGGGCTGCTGCACCACGATGTAGAGGCTGGAACCAGCAAAAAGGAGAAGGAGGGAAAGAGCTTTTTGGATAGGCTTCAGGGTTTCTTTGATAAGTCGTTGGAGAAGGCGTTTAGGCATCCTAAGATTACCATTTCGCTGGGTGTTGCCTCTGTGCTGCTATCGTTCCTGCTGTTTAGTCAGGTAAAGCAGCAGCTTTTTCCCGAGATGGATCGTAACCAGCTGGCAATAGAGGTTTATCTGCCAACAGGCACGGCGCTGGAGGGAACCAGCCAGGTGATTGATAGCGTGGAGAAGGTGCTGAAGAGGGATAGCCGGGTAACCAACGTAACCTGCTTTATTGGTACCAGCTCGCCTCGATTCCATACGGTATATGCGCCTAATATGCCCTCGCATAACTACGGGCAAATACTGGTGAATACGACCTCAAACGAGGCTACCAAGGAGATATTTAACGACTACTCCTCTAAGCTGATGAATGCCTACCCCAATGCGCACGTCAAGTTTAAGATTCTATCGCTGTTGGCAACCAAGGCGCCTATCGAAATACGCCTTTCGGGCGATTCCATCTCCGATTTGCGTGCTGCCGAAAAGCAGGTAAACGCAATTCTGGCTAAAACACAGCATATCGATTGGGTTAGGACAGATTGGGATCAGTATCAGCAGAATATCCGTGTCGAGATGGATAAGGATAAGGCCAACAGAATGGGATATTCGAAGGGGTTGGTGGCTACATCGCTGCTGGCATCGCTCAATGGGCTTCCGCTGACAACCATTTGGGAGAACGACTATCCCGTGGCTGTAAAGCTCTACAAGGATAGCAACGCCCCTAAGAGCATAAAGACGCTTCAGGACGAGTATATAACCTCTCCTGCCACAATGTCGGGAATTCCGTTGCGCTCCTTTACCAAGCTAACGCCCGAGTGGACCGAAGGTACCATCGTACGACGTAATGGAGTAAGAACGCTTACCGTTCAGGTGGATGTATCCCCAGAAATGGTGCCATCGGAGGTGTTCTCGGTGTTGAAGCCTCAAATCGATAACCTTAAGACTCCTAACGTTACCATTTCGTACGGAGGCGAGCTGGAGTCGCAAATCGAAACCTACATTCCGATGGCCATTGCCCTTATGGTAAGCGTGCTCATCATATTCTTTATACTTCTCTTTCAGTTTAAGAAGATTAAGCTGTCGCTACTTATAATGAGTACCATGCTACTTGGGTTGCCTGGTGCTGCAATTGGGCTGTACGTAATGCAGTTTCCTTTTGGGATGACAGCCTTTATGGGAGTTACCAGCCTTTGTGGTATTGTTGTACGTAACGGGATAATACTGGTAGACTACGCCCACGAGCTGGTTGAAAAGAATGGCCTTTCGATATATGAGGCATCGCTTGCTGCAGGCAAACGACGTATGCGCCCAATCTTTTTAACCTCCGCCGCCGCATCGGTTGGTGTAATTTCGATGATCGTTAGCCGATCGCCGCTATGGGGACCATTGGGTACGGTTATTTGCTTTGGTTTGATGATTTCGATGGTGCTAACGCTATTTGTGCTGCCGGTGCTATACTGGTTGGCCTACCGCAAGGAATCGAATACAAAAGGAGGCAGAGAGATGGCAACAGCAGGCATTGGTATTATAGCCTTTCTGATGCTGCTACCTGCTGCTGGTAATGCTCAGGTAAAGCCAGCATCCCCCTCCCGTCTTTTGACGTTAGACTCCTGTAAGGCTATAGCGTTAAGCAACAGCAAAGCCTTGCTGCAGGCTCAGCAGGAGGTGTTGGAATCGGAGGAGCAGAGGAAGGGGGCTTTTACCAGCTACTTTCCGGTTGTAAAGGCAAATCTTACCGCGTTAAGAGCTACCGATTACCTTATAAAAACGCCAGCGTTAAACCTACCCGTGTACGATGGAAATCCGGCCAACTTGGCGCATCCTACCCAGTTTACCTATATTCCCGGCTTTAACCTTTTAGATAAGGCAAGTATGGCCATCGTTAGCGCAACACAGCCAATATATGCCGGTGGACGTATTGTGAATGGCAATAGGTTGGCGTCATTGGGTAAGGAGGTAAGCCAAAAGAAGCTTGAGCTGAGTACAACCGAGGTGATGGTGCATACGGAGGAGCTCTTCTGGACCATTATTTCGCTGCAGGAGAAAATGAAAACGGTAGATCGCTACCAGGGATTTCTGGATACGCTTGCTCGCGATGTAAGCAACATGTGTAAGGCTGGTTTGGTGCAGCGTAACGATTTGCTAAAGGTTCAGATTAAGCAAAACGAGCTGAAGATGAATCGGCTTAAGCTGCAGAATGCAATAAAACTAAGCAAAATGGCGCTTAGCCAGCATATAGGCTTACCTACCTCTACGGATATCTCTCTCTCTTATCAAATAGAGGGAGAGCCCGGTAAGCCTCAGCCGATTGGAAAGCAGCAGGCAACCCAAAATAGGATGGAATACCAGCTGGTGGGTAAGATGCTGCAGGCCGAAAAGCTGCAGAAGAAGCTTGTTTGGGGGGAATACCTTCCGCAGCTAGCGCTATCTGCCCAATGGAACTACATAGATGTAAACAACAGCAGCATGAAGCAGGCTTTTGCATTGGCCACATTAAGTATTCCTATTAGCGATTGGTGGGGTGGTTCGCGTAAGATTAAACAGCAGCAGTTTAAGGTGCAGCGTATCCAAATGCAGCTTGACGAAACCGCCGAGAAGCTGGATCTACAAATGAGCCAATCGGAGAATGCCGTAACCGAAAGCGTAAGCCAGATAGAGCTTTCTCAGAATATGGTTAAGCAGGCTACCGAAAACTTTAGGATATCTAACGACAACTATAAGGCGGGTATTATTGCCATTTCGGATTTGCTGGAGGCACAGGCATTGCTGCAGGAGTGTCAGGATGGGCTTTCGGAAAAGCTGTGCAACCACAGGGTGGTTGTTGCTAAATACAATCAGGCATTTGGTATATACACGAAGTAA
- a CDS encoding efflux RND transporter periplasmic adaptor subunit, whose protein sequence is MRLLVIATVAVFVLAGCSHKSSSTKGEEQGIRVNVASVKEVMVNQDLRYSGTVEPQQSIPLTFQSMGIVTQVLVQEGDAVRKGQLLASVDKSDNESMYNAAVAKYRQAKDAYDRLKSVYDKGSLPEIKWVEMETNLRQAESQMELSKSNLSKSYLRAPVAGIIGRRNIEPGQHTTSSFNPLEIVKIERIQVKISVPENEIGKMRKGMKATFSISALNDKKFDGVVTNIGVVADQISRTYEVKVEAANPQLEMKPGMVCDVFIHPTTQIKAMVAPYQAVDRDASGASFVYVVDGASKRVKKQLVKTGTYDENGIIILSGLAASSLVVTEGRDKLVDNAQIVY, encoded by the coding sequence ATGAGATTACTAGTTATTGCTACCGTTGCCGTGTTTGTGCTAGCAGGTTGTAGCCACAAATCTAGCAGCACGAAGGGCGAAGAACAGGGAATTAGGGTTAACGTGGCTAGCGTTAAGGAGGTAATGGTAAATCAGGATTTGCGCTACAGCGGGACTGTAGAGCCGCAGCAATCCATTCCGTTAACCTTTCAGTCGATGGGGATTGTAACTCAGGTGCTGGTACAGGAGGGCGATGCCGTAAGGAAGGGGCAGCTGCTTGCCAGCGTAGATAAGAGCGACAACGAGTCGATGTACAACGCGGCCGTAGCCAAGTACCGTCAGGCAAAGGATGCCTACGACAGGCTAAAGAGCGTGTACGACAAGGGAAGCCTCCCCGAAATAAAGTGGGTGGAGATGGAAACTAACCTCCGACAGGCGGAGTCGCAAATGGAGCTCTCGAAGTCGAACCTTTCGAAGTCGTACCTACGCGCCCCCGTTGCGGGAATTATTGGCCGCAGGAACATAGAGCCCGGACAGCACACCACCTCGTCGTTTAATCCGCTAGAGATTGTCAAGATAGAGCGAATTCAGGTAAAGATTTCGGTGCCCGAGAATGAGATTGGCAAGATGCGTAAGGGGATGAAGGCTACGTTTAGCATCTCGGCCCTAAACGATAAAAAGTTTGATGGAGTTGTAACCAACATCGGGGTGGTTGCCGACCAGATATCGCGTACCTACGAGGTAAAGGTGGAGGCTGCTAATCCGCAGCTCGAAATGAAGCCGGGTATGGTTTGCGACGTGTTTATACATCCTACAACGCAGATTAAGGCGATGGTTGCCCCCTACCAGGCGGTGGATAGGGATGCTAGCGGCGCCAGCTTTGTTTATGTGGTTGATGGTGCATCGAAGAGGGTAAAGAAGCAGCTCGTAAAGACTGGGACGTATGACGAAAATGGCATTATAATCCTATCGGGATTAGCGGCCAGCTCGCTGGTGGTTACCGAGGGTAGGGATAAGCTGGTAGATAACGCCCAAATAGTTTACTAG
- a CDS encoding TetR/AcrR family transcriptional regulator: MSDTKEYIVDKCYDLFLAHSYEAVSISDISKAIGMTKGALYHHFASKEDLFRSVVEKHLVLPVASCDLATISFSDFLESNIQEMRTLIDTYMNYSPQFTPLNYISFIIDASRHYKGFLDDKEKYVKEETAKTELVLKNSIERGEIRDDISVSVTAYMFTTVFMGFAGNLVMSTQDTDEAFNMLKQQIWEYYRLLKKE, from the coding sequence ATGAGTGATACCAAAGAGTACATAGTTGATAAGTGTTACGACCTGTTTTTGGCCCATAGCTACGAGGCTGTTTCCATTAGCGATATCAGCAAGGCTATAGGGATGACCAAGGGGGCGCTGTACCACCATTTTGCCAGCAAGGAGGATTTGTTTAGAAGCGTTGTGGAGAAGCACTTGGTGCTGCCGGTGGCAAGCTGCGATTTGGCAACCATCTCCTTTAGCGACTTTTTAGAAAGTAACATCCAGGAGATGCGTACCCTTATCGATACCTACATGAACTACAGCCCGCAGTTTACGCCTCTTAACTACATATCCTTTATTATCGATGCTTCGAGGCACTACAAGGGTTTCTTGGATGATAAGGAGAAGTACGTAAAGGAAGAGACCGCTAAGACGGAGCTTGTTTTAAAAAATTCGATAGAGCGCGGGGAGATTCGAGATGATATCAGCGTTTCGGTTACGGCCTACATGTTTACCACCGTATTTATGGGCTTTGCCGGTAACCTGGTGATGAGCACGCAGGATACCGACGAGGCGTTTAACATGCTGAAGCAGCAAATTTGGGAGTACTACAGGTTGCTAAAGAAGGAGTAG